A region of Narcine bancroftii isolate sNarBan1 unplaced genomic scaffold, sNarBan1.hap1 Scaffold_264, whole genome shotgun sequence DNA encodes the following proteins:
- the LOC138750782 gene encoding uncharacterized protein, whose product MTPETLANFDRDVVESVLTGCIMVWYGDTNTPENKALQKVVDTAQDITDKTLPTIEFIDREWCCQKTSAITKDPHSLFLFSLLPSGKNSRCLKTQTPRFRNSCSPSTFRLLNNKLNQELISGPLQHFIDFLCFQFFYLSRFPLNRLFLHDPFVVIRPCPQKKGNLRVGCDVEYVLCQSMGNLQIFNLGANQPLLSKLQIARAVKCCHRLFTLSTACMKQGRERDLGIIPPPGVRTRELQGDTEECVGAEMVYGQPIRTPWGTKPAPSVGMDNGG is encoded by the exons atgacaccagaaaccctggcaaattttgacagagatgtggtggaaagtgtgctgactggctgcatcatggtctggtatggggacaccaatacccctgagaataaagccctccaaaaggtcgtggacacagcccaggacatcacagacaaaactctccccactattgagtttatcgacagggaatggtgctgtcagaaaacatcagcaatcaccaaagatccacactctctctttctcttctcactgctgccatcaggaaagaattctcggtgcctcaagactcagacccccaggttcaggaacagctgctctccctccaccttcagactcctcaacaacaaactcaatcaggaactcatttcaggacccttgcagcactttattgattttctttgttttcaattcttttatctttccaggtttccactgaaccgtttatttttgcacgacccattcgtggtaattcggccgtgtccacagaaaaaagggaatctcagggttggatgtgatgtcgagtatgttctctgccaatcaatgggaaatctccaaatcttcaatcttggtgcaaaccaaccattactgtccaagctgcagattgcaagggctgtaaagtgctgccaccgcctgttcacactgagtactgcatgcatgaagcaagggagagagagagatctaggtataataccaccacctggtgtccggactcgcgaactacagg gtgacaccgaggaatgcgttggggcagagatggtctatggacagccaatacggacgccttggggaacaaagcctgcACCATCAGTAGGGATGgacaatggtgggtaa